The following proteins come from a genomic window of Trinickia caryophylli:
- the imuA gene encoding translesion DNA synthesis-associated protein ImuA, whose product MAAAILHPEDVHPSLWRASQLARGSQRTVDTGYAALSAELPGGGWPLGTLVDLLVSQPGVGEIRLLQPALAAVAAVGGRRLRPIALVAPPHVPNAPAFAYLRLPPEGLLHVRAPRTADALWSVEQILRAGTCAALLFWAQQTPAASLRRLHLAAQSAETLFVMVRPLSVAQDASPAPLRLAVRPAQDGISIDIVKRRGPTRAEPLSIPLQPSPVLFSRHARISRRQIAPARAGSFPAELVA is encoded by the coding sequence ATGGCTGCCGCAATTCTTCATCCGGAGGACGTCCATCCGTCGCTTTGGCGAGCCTCTCAACTGGCCCGGGGAAGCCAGCGCACTGTCGATACGGGCTACGCCGCGCTCTCGGCGGAGTTGCCCGGCGGCGGCTGGCCACTCGGCACACTCGTCGATTTGCTCGTTTCGCAGCCCGGCGTGGGCGAAATCCGGTTGTTGCAGCCGGCACTTGCCGCGGTGGCTGCGGTGGGCGGGCGTCGGTTGCGGCCGATCGCGCTCGTTGCGCCGCCGCATGTCCCCAATGCGCCGGCCTTCGCCTATCTGAGGCTGCCGCCGGAAGGGCTGCTGCACGTGCGGGCACCGAGAACGGCCGATGCCCTGTGGTCGGTCGAGCAGATCCTGCGCGCGGGCACCTGCGCGGCGTTGCTTTTCTGGGCGCAGCAAACGCCTGCGGCCTCCCTGCGGCGGCTGCATCTGGCCGCGCAATCGGCCGAAACGCTCTTCGTCATGGTGCGACCGCTCTCCGTTGCACAAGATGCTTCGCCGGCTCCGCTGAGGCTGGCCGTGCGTCCCGCGCAAGACGGCATCAGTATCGATATCGTGAAGCGACGAGGGCCCACGCGCGCCGAGCCCTTGTCGATTCCCTTGCAACCCAGTCCCGTTTTGTTCAGCCGCCATGCGCGTATTTCTCGCCGTCAAATTGCACCGGCTCGAGCTGGAAGTTTTCCGGCCGAACTGGTGGCCTGA
- a CDS encoding Y-family DNA polymerase: protein MRVFLAVKLHRLELEVFRPNWWPEPAQGAVVLEKDRVVVADGAARAAGVSLGMRRGGVLTLVPDALIYERDTGREEAALREVAMALMRFSPEVALAEEATVVLEVSASLRLFGGILRLCRQVSLVLRAVGLSACVSAGPTGQGAWLLVQHRRRRLLKLQSLARALSVLPFDAVPELRPFSDWLSGLGCNTIADIRRLPRAGLQRRCGAGVLESLDRAFGTAPELFDWLELPPSFAARIELPDRIEHAEGILFAARRLVAQLCGWLVARHLSLSAATFLLEHERGREALAPTPLEIALGEPTWREDHLIRLLKERLARIELAASVIALRLEATNVAAAAPVSDSLFPEPGGSKEDHARLIELLAARLGEEGVLRAAPAADYRPEVANRWVPMHDVAKAVPVPAGMPRPAWLLEKPVRLLMRQHRPFYGSPLRIVSPGERIEAGWFDGGLVTRDYFVAQAQDRSCYWIYRERISSRDVDKEPSWFLHGLFG from the coding sequence ATGCGCGTATTTCTCGCCGTCAAATTGCACCGGCTCGAGCTGGAAGTTTTCCGGCCGAACTGGTGGCCTGAGCCGGCACAGGGCGCTGTCGTTCTCGAGAAAGACAGGGTCGTGGTGGCCGATGGCGCCGCACGCGCGGCCGGGGTGAGCCTCGGCATGCGCCGCGGCGGCGTGCTGACGCTCGTGCCCGATGCGCTCATTTACGAGCGCGATACGGGCAGGGAGGAGGCAGCCTTGCGCGAGGTGGCGATGGCGCTGATGCGGTTTTCGCCTGAGGTCGCGCTGGCCGAAGAGGCCACCGTGGTGCTCGAGGTCAGCGCCAGCCTGCGGCTTTTCGGCGGCATCCTGCGGCTGTGCCGGCAGGTGTCGCTGGTCCTGCGGGCGGTGGGCCTGAGCGCGTGCGTCAGCGCGGGGCCCACGGGGCAGGGCGCGTGGCTGCTCGTTCAGCATCGCAGGCGCCGCCTGCTGAAGCTGCAATCGCTCGCACGCGCACTTTCGGTCTTGCCGTTCGATGCGGTGCCCGAGCTGCGTCCGTTTTCCGACTGGCTGAGCGGGCTCGGCTGCAATACGATCGCCGATATCCGTCGCTTGCCGCGCGCGGGGCTGCAGCGCCGCTGCGGCGCCGGTGTTCTCGAATCGCTCGACCGTGCGTTCGGCACGGCACCCGAGCTTTTCGACTGGCTCGAGCTGCCGCCTTCGTTTGCCGCACGGATCGAATTGCCCGATCGTATCGAACATGCCGAGGGCATTCTCTTTGCCGCCCGCCGCCTCGTCGCGCAGTTGTGCGGGTGGCTCGTGGCGCGGCATCTGTCGCTCTCGGCCGCGACGTTCCTGCTCGAGCACGAGCGCGGCCGGGAAGCCTTGGCGCCGACGCCGCTCGAAATTGCGCTCGGCGAGCCGACGTGGCGCGAAGATCACCTCATTCGCCTGCTCAAGGAGCGGCTCGCGCGCATCGAGCTGGCGGCGTCGGTGATTGCCTTGCGCCTCGAGGCGACGAACGTGGCGGCGGCCGCGCCGGTATCGGATTCGCTTTTTCCCGAGCCGGGCGGATCGAAAGAGGATCATGCCCGGCTGATCGAGCTGCTTGCGGCCCGGCTTGGCGAGGAAGGCGTATTGCGTGCCGCCCCCGCGGCCGACTATCGCCCCGAAGTCGCGAACCGCTGGGTGCCGATGCACGACGTCGCGAAGGCCGTGCCGGTGCCCGCCGGTATGCCGCGGCCGGCATGGCTGCTCGAAAAGCCGGTGCGTTTGCTGATGCGTCAGCACCGGCCGTTCTATGGGTCGCCTTTGAGGATCGTTTCGCCCGGCGAACGGATCGAAGCCGGATGGTTCGACGGCGGCCTGGTCACGCGCGATTACTTCGTCGCGCAAGCGCAAGACCGCAGTTGCTACTGGATTTATCGCGAGCGCATCAGCAGCCGCGACGTGGACAAGGAGCCGAGCTGGTTCCTTCACGGGCTATTCGGGTGA
- a CDS encoding error-prone DNA polymerase gives MSSMFTALPAYAELFCFSNFSFLHGASHAEELAERAAQLGYAGLAITDECSLAGVVRAHVAAKEAQLPLVVGAYFRLVNADGSPAFGLILLAQTREGYGNLCELITLARMRAPKGQYRLTPADLARPEKHYAHLRGMPDCLAILVPDFPAGEALLRERLHWLDETFPARAWCGLVLHQRAMDDIHRGAIEHVAAQCGLPVVALGHVVMHVRSRKPLQDTMTAIRVGRPVHECGYELAPNAEQHLRSRLRLANLYPEHALKETTNILARCHFSLDELRYEYPDELVPEGMTPEAYLRQETYIGAHRRFPRGIPHEVQAQVEHELELIRDLRYEPYFLTVYDVVRFARSRHILCQGRGSAANSAVCYCLGITEVDPARGNMLFERFISKERGEPPDIDVDFEHQRREEVVQYIYSKYGRDRAAIAAAVATYRTRGALRETGKALGVDPQIVDLVAKAHQWFDGKSDLLKRFEECGLDPEAPLIQAWAGLAVQLLGFPRHLSQHSGGFVISRGKLSRLVPIENAAMADRSVIEWDKDDLESLGLLKVDVLALGMLSAIRRTLDFVSELRGGRFEMQDIPPEDEATYEMISRADTVGVFQIESRAQMSMLPRLKPRTFYDLVIEVAIVRPGPIQGGAVHPYLRRRQGLEPVTFPGKPLEIALARTLGVPIFQEQVMQVAMLAAGFSAGEADQLRRAMAAWKRKGGLEKYYDRIVGGMTERGYDKAFADSIFEQIKGFGEYGFPESHAASFALLVYASSWLKRHEPEAFLAAMLNSQPMGFYSPSQLVQDAQRHGVAVLPVDVTVSGWDSSLERGAHAPRPAVRLGLSLIKGMRDGAAERIEAARHVRAFEGVRDMARRAQLDRHDLQALAAANALVSLAGNRREALWQAVASVPEKDMLAQAAMEDETPALGRPTEGQDIVGDYRAMGLTLGRHPLALLRPQLSKKRLMPAAMLQTFPNGRLARGCGIVTVRQRPDTAKGVIFVTIEDETGNVNVILWPKVLERQRKEALGASLLAVFGVWQCEGEVRHLVAHRLVDLSYLLGELPAASRNFH, from the coding sequence ATGAGTTCGATGTTCACTGCGCTGCCGGCGTATGCCGAGCTGTTCTGCTTTTCCAATTTCTCGTTCCTGCATGGCGCCTCGCATGCGGAGGAACTGGCGGAGCGCGCCGCGCAGCTCGGCTATGCAGGGCTCGCAATCACGGATGAATGCTCGCTGGCCGGTGTCGTACGGGCGCATGTCGCGGCGAAAGAGGCGCAGTTGCCGCTTGTCGTCGGCGCTTATTTCAGGCTCGTCAATGCCGATGGCTCTCCTGCTTTCGGGCTGATTTTGCTGGCACAGACGCGCGAAGGCTATGGCAATCTCTGCGAGCTCATTACGCTGGCGCGCATGCGCGCGCCGAAAGGGCAATACCGTCTGACGCCGGCCGATCTCGCGCGGCCCGAAAAACATTACGCGCATTTGCGCGGCATGCCTGATTGCCTCGCGATTCTCGTGCCCGATTTTCCCGCCGGCGAAGCGTTGCTGCGCGAGCGCCTGCATTGGCTCGACGAGACCTTTCCCGCCCGGGCGTGGTGCGGGCTGGTTCTGCATCAGCGCGCCATGGACGACATCCATCGCGGCGCGATCGAGCACGTGGCCGCGCAGTGCGGCTTGCCCGTGGTGGCGCTCGGGCACGTGGTGATGCACGTACGCTCGCGCAAGCCGCTGCAAGATACGATGACGGCCATTCGCGTGGGCCGGCCCGTGCACGAATGCGGCTACGAGCTGGCGCCCAATGCCGAGCAGCATTTGCGTTCCCGCCTGCGGCTGGCCAATCTTTATCCCGAGCACGCGCTCAAAGAGACGACGAATATTCTCGCGCGCTGTCATTTCTCGCTCGACGAATTGCGCTACGAGTACCCCGACGAACTCGTGCCCGAGGGCATGACGCCGGAGGCCTATCTACGCCAGGAAACCTATATCGGTGCGCATCGACGTTTTCCGCGGGGCATCCCGCATGAGGTCCAGGCGCAGGTGGAGCACGAGCTCGAGCTGATTCGCGATCTTCGCTACGAGCCGTATTTCCTGACGGTCTACGACGTCGTCCGCTTCGCGCGCAGCCGGCACATCCTCTGCCAGGGGCGCGGCTCGGCGGCCAACTCGGCGGTTTGTTATTGCCTCGGCATTACCGAGGTGGATCCCGCGCGCGGCAACATGCTGTTCGAGCGCTTCATCAGCAAGGAGCGCGGCGAGCCGCCCGATATCGACGTCGATTTCGAGCATCAGCGCCGGGAGGAAGTGGTCCAGTACATCTACTCGAAGTACGGGCGCGATCGCGCGGCCATCGCCGCCGCGGTGGCCACTTATCGAACGCGAGGTGCGTTGCGCGAAACGGGCAAGGCGCTCGGCGTCGATCCGCAGATCGTCGATCTGGTTGCGAAGGCGCACCAATGGTTCGATGGCAAATCGGATCTGCTCAAGCGCTTCGAGGAATGCGGCCTCGATCCCGAAGCGCCGCTGATTCAGGCATGGGCCGGGCTTGCCGTGCAATTGCTCGGCTTTCCCCGGCATTTGTCGCAGCATTCGGGCGGTTTCGTCATCAGCCGCGGCAAGCTTTCGCGGCTCGTGCCGATCGAAAATGCCGCGATGGCGGACCGTTCGGTCATCGAGTGGGACAAGGACGATCTCGAATCGCTGGGATTGCTGAAGGTCGACGTGCTGGCGCTCGGCATGCTCTCGGCGATTCGGCGCACGCTCGATTTCGTTTCCGAGCTGCGAGGCGGGCGCTTCGAAATGCAGGACATCCCGCCGGAAGATGAGGCGACCTACGAAATGATCTCCCGTGCCGACACGGTGGGCGTCTTCCAGATAGAGTCGCGCGCGCAGATGTCGATGCTGCCTCGGCTCAAGCCACGCACGTTCTACGATCTCGTCATCGAGGTGGCGATCGTGCGCCCCGGGCCGATTCAAGGCGGTGCCGTTCATCCTTATCTGCGTCGGCGCCAGGGGCTCGAACCCGTCACCTTTCCGGGCAAACCGCTCGAGATCGCGCTGGCGCGTACGCTCGGCGTGCCGATCTTCCAGGAGCAGGTAATGCAGGTGGCGATGCTGGCGGCCGGTTTTTCGGCGGGCGAGGCCGATCAGCTGCGGCGCGCGATGGCGGCTTGGAAACGCAAGGGCGGGCTCGAAAAGTATTACGACCGTATTGTCGGGGGCATGACGGAGCGTGGTTATGACAAGGCTTTTGCCGACAGCATCTTCGAGCAGATCAAAGGCTTCGGCGAATACGGTTTCCCGGAAAGCCACGCGGCGAGCTTTGCGCTGCTCGTCTATGCGAGCAGCTGGCTCAAACGCCATGAGCCCGAGGCTTTTCTCGCCGCGATGCTCAACAGTCAGCCAATGGGATTTTATTCTCCCTCGCAACTCGTGCAGGATGCGCAGCGGCATGGCGTTGCCGTGTTACCCGTCGACGTCACGGTGAGCGGCTGGGATTCCTCGCTCGAACGCGGAGCGCATGCGCCGAGGCCGGCTGTGCGTCTGGGGCTGTCGCTGATCAAAGGCATGCGCGACGGCGCGGCCGAGCGGATCGAGGCGGCGCGCCACGTGCGTGCGTTCGAAGGCGTGCGCGACATGGCGCGGCGCGCGCAGCTCGATCGGCACGATCTTCAGGCGCTTGCCGCAGCCAATGCACTCGTCTCGCTGGCCGGTAACCGCCGCGAGGCGCTATGGCAGGCCGTGGCGTCCGTACCCGAAAAAGACATGCTGGCGCAGGCTGCGATGGAAGACGAAACGCCGGCGCTTGGCCGGCCCACTGAAGGGCAGGATATCGTCGGAGACTATCGAGCGATGGGGCTGACGCTCGGGCGTCATCCGCTCGCCTTGCTGCGGCCGCAACTGTCGAAAAAAAGACTGATGCCGGCCGCCATGCTGCAGACTTTTCCGAATGGGCGGCTGGCCCGTGGGTGCGGCATCGTGACGGTGCGTCAGCGGCCCGATACGGCCAAGGGCGTCATCTTCGTCACGATCGAGGACGAAACGGGAAACGTCAACGTCATCCTTTGGCCGAAGGTACTCGAAAGACAGCGTAAAGAAGCGCTCGGCGCGTCGTTGCTGGCCGTGTTCGGCGTCTGGCAATGCGAAGGCGAGGTCCGGCATCTCGTGGCGCACCGGCTCGTGGATTTATCGTATCTGTTGGGCGAACTGCCGGCGGCGAGCCGAAATTTTCATTGA
- a CDS encoding glycine zipper 2TM domain-containing protein: protein MKRLTPTKTTLLVSLVASTSLSLTACVAPGPYGGYGTQPAYGQPAYAQPAYTQPAYTQPEYAQPAYTQPGYQQQGGYGVQYGTITAIRPIGGATSPSGVAGTLVGAVVGGVLGNQIGGGHGRDAATVIGALGGAVAGNQIGQRMGQPSGYRVDIQLSDGSMRSFDMQTPGDLRPGDRVRVDGSQISRY, encoded by the coding sequence ATGAAACGCCTCACGCCTACGAAGACCACCCTTCTCGTGTCGCTTGTCGCCAGCACGAGCCTGTCATTGACCGCTTGCGTTGCACCGGGGCCGTACGGCGGCTACGGCACGCAGCCGGCCTATGGCCAGCCTGCCTATGCACAACCGGCCTATACACAGCCCGCTTACACGCAACCCGAGTACGCGCAACCCGCTTATACCCAGCCCGGCTATCAGCAGCAAGGCGGCTATGGCGTGCAATACGGCACGATCACGGCAATCAGGCCGATCGGCGGGGCGACGAGTCCTTCCGGCGTAGCCGGTACGCTCGTGGGCGCCGTGGTCGGCGGGGTACTCGGCAACCAGATCGGCGGCGGACATGGGCGCGATGCGGCTACCGTCATCGGTGCGCTCGGTGGCGCCGTTGCGGGTAATCAGATCGGGCAGCGGATGGGTCAGCCTTCCGGCTATCGTGTGGATATTCAACTGAGCGACGGCTCGATGCGCTCGTTCGACATGCAAACGCCGGGCGATCTGCGCCCTGGCGATCGCGTGCGCGTGGACGGCAGCCAGATCTCGCGCTATTGA
- a CDS encoding DUF2946 domain-containing protein codes for MTAWLGLIAMWLIVFVPIASQLVVAAQRSGPSAIAAAECSAAQLPGPGELGHASVSKPALAACGYCDLLCTHAAIAPVAAVTLAYLVLVVIAAAPVLSTHFTPLGAFPSGRPRAPPVVS; via the coding sequence ATGACCGCATGGCTTGGCTTGATCGCCATGTGGCTCATCGTTTTCGTGCCGATTGCGAGTCAACTCGTCGTTGCCGCACAGCGCAGCGGACCTTCTGCGATTGCCGCCGCCGAATGTTCGGCCGCGCAGTTGCCGGGCCCGGGCGAGCTCGGGCACGCCTCGGTATCGAAGCCGGCGCTCGCTGCTTGCGGCTACTGCGATCTCTTGTGCACGCATGCGGCTATCGCACCTGTCGCGGCCGTGACGCTGGCTTATCTCGTGCTCGTGGTCATCGCGGCCGCGCCTGTTCTTTCCACGCACTTCACACCGCTCGGCGCATTCCCGAGCGGGCGGCCACGAGCGCCTCCCGTCGTTTCCTGA
- a CDS encoding TonB-dependent receptor — MFDFARRSGRVRARTQNNAWHAVLGLLPFSLLSPLAYADTASDTTAGSTTLPTVTVTADGTAGTGGSPSNQAPALDPDLPASVQSVTRDALRNWNVVNTEDALKYMPNLAVRKRYIGDPNSIIAVRGTSNVQSARGLVYADGLLLSNLLGNSYSFAPRWSMVFPGEIERVDVIYGPYSALYPGNSLGATIAITTRMPKKFEADADVKAFTQHFDLFGVNRSFNGTQTSATIGDKIGRFSYRLGVNHLENTAQPMQFATLSQSTTPAKAGDTPVSGAYFYNNQTGARTAVLGVNGEGIQHSIQDQFKFKAQYDFTPTLQGSFTLGYWHRKYNSETSSFLVDANGNPVYSGKVSIGGYEYTIPAAALAPSLGSSENWLYGVGLRTRNASGWNGEAIASYYDVGSNVVRTANSGAPGNGAGVVTYGDGTGWKTLDLKTTYTPASHEAGLTDHRLTFGYHYDNYFLDNRTYNTLNWRDGADASFANAFAGKTQTQALYAQDAWRFAPRWTFVSGLRFEDWQAYGGHQSLGASTLSYADASQHHFSPKLSLSFDVTQDLTLRASVARAYRFPTVSELFQGQINGSSIVNNNPNLQPEDDLSKELAAEWARASGVVRLSLFQDDVKNTIFSQTDTTVIPNVTNFQNIGKVRSRGVELSYEGADVVVRGLDLLASVAYTQSKIVANAQNPASVGKYFYRIPLWRINVATTYRLDDRSAMSLAVRYSGRQYNTLTNTDSNPDVFGGTSTYTVADAKYTFKPTKWSELGIGVDNIFDARYFVYHPYPGRTFFVEGKLKI, encoded by the coding sequence ATGTTCGACTTCGCTCGGCGTAGCGGGCGCGTTCGCGCTCGTACGCAAAACAATGCCTGGCATGCCGTGCTCGGGCTTCTGCCTTTTTCTCTTTTGTCGCCGCTGGCGTACGCGGATACCGCGTCCGACACCACAGCCGGCTCCACCACGCTGCCAACGGTTACCGTCACCGCGGACGGTACAGCCGGCACCGGCGGCTCACCCTCGAATCAAGCACCGGCACTCGATCCGGATCTGCCTGCTTCCGTACAAAGCGTGACGCGCGACGCGCTTCGCAACTGGAATGTCGTGAATACCGAGGATGCGCTGAAGTACATGCCGAATCTGGCCGTGCGCAAGCGCTATATCGGCGATCCGAACTCGATCATCGCCGTGCGCGGCACGAGCAACGTGCAAAGCGCGCGCGGCCTCGTCTATGCCGATGGCCTGTTGCTCAGCAATCTGCTCGGCAACAGCTATTCGTTCGCACCGCGCTGGTCGATGGTCTTTCCTGGCGAGATCGAGCGTGTCGACGTCATCTACGGTCCGTATTCGGCGCTTTATCCGGGCAACTCGCTCGGCGCGACGATCGCGATCACCACACGCATGCCGAAGAAGTTCGAAGCGGACGCGGACGTCAAGGCGTTCACGCAGCATTTCGATCTTTTCGGGGTCAACCGCAGCTTCAACGGCACGCAGACGAGCGCGACGATCGGCGACAAGATCGGCCGGTTCTCCTACCGCCTGGGCGTCAATCATCTGGAAAACACAGCGCAGCCGATGCAGTTCGCCACGCTTTCACAGTCGACCACGCCCGCGAAAGCAGGGGACACGCCTGTCAGCGGTGCCTACTTTTACAACAACCAGACAGGGGCGCGCACAGCCGTGCTCGGCGTCAACGGTGAAGGCATTCAGCACTCGATCCAGGACCAGTTCAAGTTCAAAGCGCAGTACGACTTCACGCCCACTCTGCAAGGCAGCTTCACGCTCGGCTACTGGCATCGCAAGTACAACAGCGAGACGTCGAGCTTTCTCGTCGATGCGAACGGCAATCCGGTTTATAGCGGCAAGGTGTCCATCGGCGGATATGAATACACGATTCCAGCCGCGGCGCTTGCGCCGAGCCTCGGCAGCAGCGAGAACTGGCTCTATGGCGTGGGCTTGCGTACGCGCAACGCATCGGGATGGAATGGCGAGGCGATCGCGTCTTACTACGACGTGGGCAGCAACGTCGTGCGCACGGCGAACTCGGGTGCGCCCGGCAACGGTGCGGGCGTCGTGACCTATGGCGACGGCACGGGCTGGAAGACCCTCGATCTGAAAACCACCTATACGCCGGCTTCGCACGAGGCGGGGCTGACCGATCACCGCCTCACGTTCGGCTATCACTACGACAACTATTTTCTCGACAATCGCACCTACAACACGCTGAACTGGCGCGACGGCGCTGACGCAAGCTTTGCCAACGCATTCGCCGGCAAGACGCAGACGCAGGCGCTTTATGCCCAGGACGCGTGGCGTTTCGCGCCGCGCTGGACATTCGTGTCGGGTCTGCGCTTCGAGGATTGGCAGGCCTACGGCGGCCATCAGTCGCTCGGCGCGTCGACGTTATCTTATGCCGACGCGAGCCAGCATCACTTCTCGCCGAAGCTGTCGCTTTCGTTCGACGTCACGCAGGATTTGACGCTACGCGCATCGGTGGCGCGCGCCTACCGTTTTCCGACCGTGAGCGAGCTCTTTCAAGGTCAGATCAACGGCTCGTCGATCGTCAACAACAATCCGAACCTGCAGCCCGAAGACGATCTTTCGAAAGAACTCGCGGCCGAATGGGCACGCGCGTCAGGCGTCGTTCGTCTCTCGCTCTTTCAGGACGACGTGAAGAATACGATCTTCAGCCAAACCGACACCACCGTCATTCCCAACGTCACAAACTTCCAGAATATCGGCAAGGTGCGCTCGCGCGGCGTCGAGCTCAGCTACGAAGGCGCGGACGTGGTCGTTCGCGGGCTCGATCTGCTCGCGAGCGTGGCTTATACGCAATCGAAGATCGTCGCCAATGCGCAAAACCCTGCTTCGGTCGGCAAATATTTTTATCGCATTCCGCTTTGGCGCATCAACGTGGCCACCACCTATCGCCTCGACGATCGCTCGGCCATGTCGCTGGCCGTCCGTTATTCAGGCCGCCAATACAACACGCTGACGAACACCGATTCGAATCCGGACGTGTTCGGCGGCACGAGCACTTATACGGTGGCCGACGCGAAATACACCTTCAAGCCGACCAAATGGAGCGAACTCGGCATTGGTGTCGACAACATCTTCGACGCACGCTACTTCGTTTATCACCCGTACCCGGGGCGGACCTTCTTCGTCGAAGGGAAGCTCAAGATTTGA
- a CDS encoding sialidase family protein, which produces MEIFPRSSGTFYLETMVPVSLRRSRRIRHGLAAMLLGFALAASGFEARAHAPDEAQPSSSSHAMPGMPAMHDAQHGTAPADRCTDLSLQCATVATPFFDARGVLWLAWAGNGAVSVASSKDGGRHFAVPVVIGQHGARLDAGAESHPQIVVNAHGQVVVAYGVFKDDDWNAQVLIARSPDGTRFTAPQSISRDAASQRFPVIAFDGTNRLFAAWIDKRTAAQARKRGTAQPGAAIAYAWSDDAGATMHGEAIAEDRTCECCRLDLAFDAAHRPVLLFRKIYGENERDHAVLAFDDRGMPGQTHRVALDRWHIDGCPHHGPALAISSDGVWHAAWFTAGEARQGLYYARSSDEGRTFSAPQAVGDTERQAGRPSLLARGASVWLAWKEFDGKRILARVRHSRDGGVTWSADRTIETAQGLADRPLLVADEQHVYLSWLTREHGYRLIELNP; this is translated from the coding sequence ATGGAGATCTTCCCGCGATCGAGCGGTACGTTTTATCTCGAGACGATGGTGCCCGTATCGCTGCGACGCTCGCGGCGCATACGCCATGGCCTTGCGGCGATGCTGCTCGGCTTCGCGCTGGCCGCCTCGGGATTCGAAGCTCGCGCGCACGCGCCGGACGAAGCCCAGCCGTCCAGTTCCTCGCATGCGATGCCCGGCATGCCGGCCATGCACGATGCGCAGCACGGTACCGCGCCGGCGGATCGATGCACGGATCTCTCGCTGCAATGCGCGACCGTGGCGACACCGTTTTTCGATGCGCGCGGCGTGCTTTGGCTCGCCTGGGCCGGCAATGGCGCCGTCTCGGTCGCCTCGTCGAAGGACGGTGGCCGGCATTTCGCCGTGCCTGTGGTCATCGGCCAGCATGGCGCACGGCTCGACGCGGGCGCGGAGTCGCACCCGCAGATTGTGGTGAATGCGCACGGGCAGGTCGTTGTCGCCTACGGCGTGTTCAAGGATGACGATTGGAATGCGCAGGTCTTGATTGCGCGCTCGCCCGACGGCACGCGCTTTACTGCGCCGCAGTCGATTTCGCGCGATGCCGCGAGCCAGCGCTTCCCGGTCATCGCGTTCGATGGCACGAACCGGCTCTTCGCCGCGTGGATCGACAAGCGCACGGCTGCGCAGGCGCGCAAGCGTGGCACGGCCCAGCCCGGCGCGGCGATCGCTTATGCGTGGTCCGACGACGCGGGCGCGACCATGCACGGCGAAGCGATAGCCGAAGACCGCACCTGCGAATGCTGCCGGCTCGATCTGGCGTTCGATGCGGCACACCGTCCTGTCTTGCTCTTTCGCAAGATCTACGGCGAGAACGAGCGCGACCATGCGGTACTCGCGTTCGACGATCGGGGGATGCCGGGGCAGACGCACCGCGTCGCGCTCGACCGCTGGCACATCGACGGATGTCCGCACCACGGCCCGGCGCTCGCGATCTCCTCCGACGGCGTATGGCACGCGGCGTGGTTCACGGCCGGCGAGGCGCGTCAGGGCCTGTACTACGCGCGCTCGAGCGACGAGGGCCGGACTTTTTCCGCACCGCAGGCGGTAGGCGATACCGAGCGGCAAGCGGGGCGCCCTTCGTTGCTGGCCCGTGGCGCATCGGTATGGCTCGCCTGGAAAGAGTTCGACGGTAAGCGGATTCTCGCGCGAGTGCGCCATTCGCGCGACGGCGGCGTGACGTGGTCGGCCGACCGCACGATCGAAACGGCACAAGGCCTGGCCGACCGTCCGCTGCTCGTTGCCGACGAGCAGCACGTCTATCTGTCGTGGCTCACCCGCGAGCACGGCTATCGATTGATCGAGCTGAACCCATGA
- a CDS encoding TlpA family protein disulfide reductase: protein MNLQSTFLLRVAAAIVLMGASVMPHAAPMREFTTQSFADIRARHAGRPLVVHIWAMSCGPCLAELPRWGELMRKHPDLDLVLVRFDAAPRAASEARLADAGLARVESWAVSSEPDEYLRASIDPRWIGDMPRTLLVAPDGAATAIRGVADLARVRAWLGEMRDASRRVDGRQRTP, encoded by the coding sequence ATGAATCTCCAATCGACGTTTTTGTTAAGGGTGGCTGCGGCGATCGTGCTGATGGGCGCATCCGTCATGCCGCACGCCGCGCCCATGCGCGAGTTCACCACGCAAAGCTTTGCCGATATCCGTGCGCGGCATGCCGGCAGGCCGCTTGTCGTTCATATTTGGGCGATGAGCTGCGGCCCTTGTCTCGCGGAACTACCGAGATGGGGCGAACTGATGCGCAAGCATCCCGACCTCGATCTCGTCCTCGTGCGGTTCGACGCGGCGCCGCGCGCGGCGAGCGAAGCCAGGCTTGCCGATGCCGGCCTCGCGCGCGTGGAGAGCTGGGCCGTGTCTTCGGAGCCCGACGAATATCTGCGCGCAAGCATTGACCCACGCTGGATCGGCGATATGCCGCGAACGCTGTTGGTGGCACCCGACGGGGCGGCCACGGCAATACGCGGCGTTGCCGATCTCGCCAGGGTGAGGGCGTGGCTCGGAGAGATGCGCGACGCGAGCCGGCGCGTGGACGGGCGTCAGCGCACGCCGTAG